In a single window of the Hoyosella subflava DQS3-9A1 genome:
- a CDS encoding DUF2075 domain-containing protein, with the protein MALVRQSVADLLVEARDGRLVSALEERARYVLGYNVSPGESRSWRGSLTPLLTDLADAGFGGIEVLVEYRLPHSPKRVDVVLCGTHPKTGTASYVLVELKQWTRAETVDDELVYLDAYANPVLHPAEQVRRYCEYLVDSTPALAAEPATVSGVAYLHNASHKGVESLLRYSPTGYGQLFTKDDKSALFKRLRSLLDPSGERETAVKAGDDFLQFRHAPSKPLLTVAAKEIQDREQFVLLDEQQVAYELVQRAVERARANSTRTVVVVLGGPGSGKSVIALSLLGDLARRGYGVHHATGSSAFTNTMRKVAGHRNKRVQTLFKYFNDYIASEPRELDVIFCDEAHRIRETSVNRYTRSEVRKKAGRQINELIRVASVPVFLLDENQVVRPGEMGSLEEITAAAEAMDCKLEVVRLEGQYRCGGSAAYDEWVARLLGLVPEKPISWSTLATSPDERFTVNAADSPTGMESWISAMATSRGGTARLSAGYCWMWSDPVLTPHGKALVNDVKIGDWERPWNVKPEKRVPDAPQSYYWASDPRGFGQVGCIYTAQGFEYDWAGVIFGPDFVRRDGQWVAQKKHSHDPAAKKATEEEYAALVRNTYKVLLTRGLQGVSVYSTDPETQEFLREMGR; encoded by the coding sequence GTGGCACTCGTCCGCCAGTCCGTTGCCGACCTTCTTGTGGAGGCCAGGGACGGCAGGTTGGTTTCCGCTTTGGAGGAGAGGGCTCGATATGTCCTTGGATACAACGTCAGCCCAGGGGAGTCTCGATCGTGGCGCGGCAGCCTGACTCCGCTTCTGACGGACCTCGCTGACGCAGGGTTCGGCGGCATCGAGGTACTCGTCGAGTACCGGCTGCCGCACAGCCCTAAACGTGTGGACGTGGTTTTATGCGGCACGCATCCTAAGACCGGTACGGCGAGCTACGTACTCGTCGAATTGAAGCAGTGGACGCGCGCTGAAACGGTGGACGATGAACTCGTCTATCTGGATGCGTATGCGAACCCCGTGCTGCATCCAGCTGAACAGGTGCGGCGGTACTGCGAATACCTGGTTGACTCGACTCCAGCGCTCGCGGCAGAGCCAGCGACGGTTTCCGGTGTGGCGTACCTGCACAACGCTTCTCACAAGGGCGTTGAGTCGCTCCTGCGCTACTCACCAACAGGTTACGGCCAGCTCTTTACGAAGGATGACAAGTCCGCCCTGTTCAAGCGACTGCGCAGCCTGCTCGACCCGTCTGGTGAGCGAGAAACTGCCGTCAAGGCCGGTGACGATTTTCTTCAGTTCCGTCACGCGCCATCCAAGCCGCTGCTCACAGTTGCGGCGAAGGAGATCCAAGATCGTGAACAGTTCGTCCTGCTCGACGAGCAACAAGTGGCGTACGAACTCGTCCAGCGAGCGGTGGAGCGAGCCCGAGCGAACAGCACGCGGACAGTTGTGGTTGTGCTGGGCGGCCCCGGGTCCGGGAAGAGTGTCATCGCATTGAGCCTTTTGGGCGATCTCGCGCGTCGTGGTTACGGAGTGCATCACGCGACCGGGTCCTCCGCGTTTACCAACACTATGCGCAAGGTAGCTGGCCATCGAAACAAGCGCGTCCAGACCCTGTTCAAGTACTTCAACGATTACATCGCGTCGGAACCGCGAGAACTCGACGTGATCTTCTGCGACGAGGCGCACCGTATCCGGGAAACGAGTGTGAACCGATACACCAGGAGCGAGGTCCGCAAGAAGGCCGGACGACAGATCAACGAACTCATCCGCGTCGCTTCGGTGCCTGTATTCCTGCTCGATGAAAACCAAGTAGTGCGCCCAGGGGAGATGGGTTCACTCGAGGAAATCACCGCTGCGGCAGAGGCGATGGACTGCAAACTCGAAGTGGTCCGTCTCGAAGGGCAGTATCGATGTGGGGGTTCTGCCGCCTACGACGAATGGGTAGCGCGACTCCTCGGCTTGGTTCCTGAGAAGCCGATTTCGTGGAGCACGCTCGCGACATCGCCTGACGAGAGATTCACCGTTAACGCCGCGGACAGCCCCACGGGCATGGAGTCATGGATTTCAGCGATGGCTACTTCGCGAGGAGGTACGGCCCGGCTGAGCGCTGGCTACTGCTGGATGTGGAGTGACCCGGTGCTCACACCGCACGGCAAGGCACTGGTCAACGATGTCAAGATCGGTGACTGGGAACGGCCGTGGAACGTGAAACCCGAGAAGCGGGTACCGGATGCGCCGCAGTCGTACTACTGGGCATCCGATCCGCGTGGTTTCGGCCAAGTGGGCTGCATTTACACCGCTCAGGGCTTCGAGTACGACTGGGCGGGAGTGATCTTCGGCCCCGATTTCGTTCGCCGCGATGGACAATGGGTTGCGCAGAAGAAACACTCACACGACCCTGCCGCGAAAAAGGCAACCGAGGAAGAGTATGCGGCGTTGGTGCGAAACACGTACAAGGTGTTGCTGACTCGTGGGTTGCAGGGCGTCAGCGTGTACTCGACTGATCCTGAGACGCAGGAGTTCTTGCGGGAGATGGGGCGGTAG